One genomic segment of Pseudoalteromonas sp. GCY includes these proteins:
- the rfbA gene encoding glucose-1-phosphate thymidylyltransferase RfbA encodes MKGIILAGGSGTRLYPITRGVSKQLLPVYDKPMIYYPISTLMLAGIRDILIITTLEDNDSFNRLLGDGSDFGINLQYAVQPSPDGLAQAFIIGEEFIGDDSACLILGDNIFYGQSFGKQLKRACELTSQGIATVFGYQVKDPERFGVVEFDQEMKAVSIVEKPLKPKSNYAVTGLYFYDNRVVEMAKQVKPSARGELEITTLNEMYLNEGSLNVELLGRGFAWLDTGTHESLHQASSFVQTIENVQGLKVACLEEIAWRNGWMSREDLATISESMLKNGYGQYLQSLIK; translated from the coding sequence ATGAAAGGTATCATTCTTGCTGGTGGATCGGGCACAAGGCTTTACCCAATCACGCGTGGTGTATCGAAGCAGTTGCTCCCTGTTTACGATAAGCCAATGATTTATTATCCCATTTCTACCCTAATGCTAGCGGGTATCCGCGATATTCTGATTATCACTACACTGGAAGATAACGATAGTTTCAACCGTTTACTCGGTGATGGCAGCGATTTCGGCATTAATCTGCAATATGCTGTGCAACCAAGTCCAGATGGCTTGGCGCAGGCTTTTATCATCGGTGAAGAGTTTATTGGTGATGATTCTGCGTGTTTGATACTAGGCGATAATATTTTCTATGGTCAGTCATTTGGTAAGCAATTGAAACGAGCTTGTGAACTAACCTCTCAAGGTATTGCGACGGTATTTGGTTATCAAGTAAAAGACCCTGAACGCTTTGGTGTGGTTGAGTTCGACCAAGAGATGAAAGCCGTTTCGATTGTGGAAAAACCGCTTAAGCCGAAATCAAACTACGCAGTAACGGGTTTATATTTCTACGATAACCGCGTAGTGGAAATGGCAAAGCAAGTGAAGCCTTCTGCGCGCGGAGAGTTAGAAATTACTACCCTCAATGAGATGTATCTCAATGAGGGTTCGCTGAATGTAGAGCTACTAGGTCGTGGCTTTGCGTGGTTAGATACTGGCACTCATGAAAGCTTACACCAAGCTTCTTCTTTTGTTCAAACGATTGAAAACGTACAAGGTTTAAAAGTGGCATGTTTAGAAGAGATTGCATGGCGCAATGGTTGGATGAGTCGTGAAGACTTAGCCACTATTTCCGAGTCTATGCTGAAAAATGGCTACGGTCAGTATTTACAGTCCTTGATAAAGTAA
- the rfbC gene encoding dTDP-4-dehydrorhamnose 3,5-epimerase produces MKVIDTKIPDVKIIEPTVFGDERGFFMETWNQKRFEELVTGKPTQFVQDNHSKSKKGILRGLHYQTENTQGKLVRVVSGEVFDVAVDIRKGSPTFGQWVGEYLSAENKRQLWIPEGFAHGFYVTSDEAEFVYKCTDYYNPLFEKTLMWNDSSANISWPMNKVQPILSKKDQLGVFFRDL; encoded by the coding sequence ATGAAAGTAATTGATACAAAAATCCCTGATGTAAAAATTATTGAGCCAACTGTTTTTGGTGATGAGCGCGGCTTTTTTATGGAAACCTGGAATCAAAAACGTTTTGAAGAGCTTGTAACAGGCAAACCAACCCAGTTTGTACAAGACAACCACTCAAAATCAAAAAAAGGGATTTTACGTGGTTTGCATTACCAAACAGAAAATACTCAAGGCAAATTGGTACGGGTAGTTTCTGGTGAAGTGTTTGATGTCGCGGTGGACATTCGCAAAGGCTCACCAACTTTTGGTCAATGGGTAGGTGAGTACCTTTCTGCTGAAAACAAACGTCAACTGTGGATTCCTGAAGGCTTCGCCCATGGGTTTTATGTGACAAGTGATGAGGCTGAATTTGTATATAAGTGTACAGACTATTATAACCCTTTATTTGAAAAAACACTTATGTGGAATGACTCTAGTGCCAATATTTCATGGCCAATGAATAAAGTGCAGCCTATTCTATCAAAAAAAGATCAATTAGGTGTTTTTTTTCGTGACTTGTAG
- the rfbD gene encoding dTDP-4-dehydrorhamnose reductase → MKVLITGCSGQVGHCLTKRLKTQADILALDYNGLDITNREAVFNTVAEFRPKYIINAAAHTAVDRAEQEVEISYAINCDGPGYLAQAAKEYGAIMLHISTDYVFDGMGDKPYQEGDSAGPQGVYGQSKLAGELAVAEACPEHLILRTAWVFGEHGNNFVKTMLRLAQSRDELSIVGDQFGGPTYAGDIADALITMVRYIEKGMQPQWGVYHFSGMPYASWYDFASAIFQAAEQQNVLHKRPKLSSIQTSAYATPAKRPANSRLDCSKIKNQFGIKPSDWHVALNDIQAYK, encoded by the coding sequence ATGAAAGTTTTAATTACTGGTTGTAGCGGCCAAGTTGGTCATTGCCTTACTAAGCGTTTAAAAACTCAAGCAGATATTCTAGCTCTAGATTACAATGGGCTGGATATTACCAACCGCGAAGCAGTGTTTAATACAGTAGCTGAGTTCAGGCCCAAATACATTATCAACGCTGCAGCACACACTGCAGTCGACCGTGCTGAGCAGGAAGTTGAAATTTCCTATGCTATTAACTGCGATGGCCCAGGTTACTTAGCGCAAGCAGCCAAAGAGTATGGTGCGATTATGCTACATATTTCTACTGATTATGTTTTCGATGGTATGGGTGATAAGCCATACCAAGAAGGCGATAGCGCAGGACCACAAGGTGTTTACGGGCAGAGCAAATTAGCGGGAGAGCTAGCCGTAGCGGAAGCTTGCCCAGAGCATTTGATTCTACGTACTGCTTGGGTTTTTGGTGAGCATGGCAATAACTTTGTAAAAACCATGCTACGCTTAGCGCAAAGCCGTGATGAGCTGAGCATAGTCGGCGATCAGTTTGGTGGACCAACTTATGCTGGCGATATTGCTGATGCTTTGATTACGATGGTGAGGTACATTGAAAAGGGTATGCAACCTCAATGGGGAGTTTACCATTTCTCAGGGATGCCATACGCCAGTTGGTATGATTTTGCGTCTGCTATATTCCAAGCGGCAGAGCAACAAAACGTCTTGCATAAGAGACCGAAACTTTCATCTATTCAAACATCGGCTTACGCAACGCCAGCTAAACGTCCTGCTAACTCCCGATTAGATTGTTCAAAAATAAAAAATCAATTTGGTATTAAGCCAAGTGATTGGCATGTTGCTTTAAACGACATTCAAGCTTATAAGTAA
- a CDS encoding glycosyltransferase, protein MKISLLVNTLNEELNLENNIKPLAYLFDEVVIVDMSSEDNTFDVASSFATKVVSVERMGYVEPARKLGVETCENQFIMILDADEDISENLKKLILDIRAGNVSLENKVLYIPRKNRMIGKDIEYGQFKADSDKQLRFFDKNSVEVTKEIHKGIRSKVNTSSLEYKDGYYIYHYHSNTAIEFVSRLVRYCEIECNKQKGNDSFSVSGCLKAFIREYFRYQGYRNGRHGFALAFILAIRTFLNGRKM, encoded by the coding sequence ATGAAGATATCTTTGCTTGTAAACACTCTTAATGAAGAGTTAAATCTAGAAAATAATATAAAGCCTTTGGCTTATCTCTTTGATGAAGTTGTTATTGTAGATATGTCATCAGAAGACAATACGTTTGATGTAGCTAGTTCATTTGCAACAAAAGTTGTTTCCGTGGAAAGAATGGGATATGTTGAGCCTGCGAGAAAGCTTGGAGTAGAAACATGTGAAAATCAATTTATTATGATTCTTGATGCGGATGAAGATATTAGTGAAAATCTTAAAAAACTAATATTGGATATAAGAGCTGGTAACGTTTCATTGGAAAATAAAGTTCTATACATACCCAGAAAAAATCGAATGATCGGTAAGGATATTGAATATGGGCAATTTAAAGCTGATTCAGACAAGCAATTACGATTCTTTGATAAGAATAGTGTGGAAGTTACAAAAGAAATCCACAAGGGAATTCGGTCTAAAGTTAATACAAGTAGTTTAGAATACAAAGATGGATATTATATTTACCACTATCATTCAAATACAGCAATAGAATTTGTATCTAGACTTGTTAGATATTGTGAAATTGAATGTAACAAACAAAAAGGCAATGATAGCTTTTCTGTGTCTGGTTGTTTAAAGGCATTTATTAGGGAGTATTTTCGTTATCAAGGATACAGAAATGGAAGACATGGGTTTGCATTGGCATTTATATTGGCAATCAGGACTTTCTTAAATGGAAGGAAAATGTGA